One genomic segment of Ipomoea triloba cultivar NCNSP0323 chromosome 9, ASM357664v1 includes these proteins:
- the LOC116030412 gene encoding dnaJ protein ERDJ3A isoform X2 translates to MRTRLISAAILFAFALSLFSIESKTLDPYKVLGVDKNASQREIQKAFHKLSLKYHPDKNKEKGAQEKFSEINNAYDILSDEEKRKNYDLYGDEKGAPGFAGGSGGDQGGYTYFTSGPGQNGFNFKPGSWQNMGGQGGSKSFSFSFGGAGNQGSSFGFGLDDMFSNFFGGGMGGGSHSGGFSSSGRSQSGTRSTVKSIPSINSETYRNEIADKGITWLLLSYTSNVKDVESYESIIGEVASSLQGVLKVGKVNCKTDASLCKELGIHPRNAPKLFIYSFKSLESGSMLEYHGDLDVKSLKSFCQEHLPRFSKRVNLNHFNFASEAAGGLPKVILLSTKKDTPVIWRALSGLYRKRIVFYDAEIHDVSDPAVKKLGVDALPAVVGWLSNGEKHILKTGISVKDLKSAIQDLSGLLENFERKNKKARPSQAESEFKQIPLLTGSNMDDICGENSPVCIIGVFRSSKSRAKLEKILLSKSLVRRQNSPNGPRDSISYALLDAAKQESFLKAFDKSGFKSTDCLLLAYKPRKGKFAVLKDEVTEEDAEKFIGAILSGDIHFSKTKQNPSAR, encoded by the exons ATGAGGACGCGATTGATATCAGCTGCAATTCTATTTGCATTTGCATTATCTCTGTTTAGCATAGAATCAAAAACCCTTGATCCTTACAAG gTGCTTGGGGTTGACAAAAATGCAAGTCAACGGGAGATTCAGAAAGCTTTCCATAA gCTTTCCCTGAAATATCACCCagataaaaacaaagaaaaggggGCACAAGAGAAGTTTTCTGAGATTAATAATG CATATGATATTCTTTCCGATGAAGAGAAGAGGAAGAACTATGACCTCTATGGAGATGAGAAGGGAGCTCCTGGGTTTGCTGGTGGAAGTGGTGGAGACCAAGGTGGATATACATACTTCACAAGTGGACCAGGACAAAATGGGTTTAATTTCAAGCCTGGCAGTTGGCAAAATATGGGTGGACAAGGAGGTTCAAAATCATTTTCGTTTTCTTTTGGTGGTGCTGGTAACCAAGGCTCCTCctttggttttggtttggaTGATATGTTCTCCAACTTCTTTGGAGGTGGCATGGGAGGTGGAAGTCACTCTGGTGGTTTTAGTAGTTCAGGGAGGTCTCAGTCTGGAACAAGGAGTACTGTGAAGAGTATCCCTTCTATAAATTCAGAAACATACAGGAACGAGATAGCTGATAAAGGCATAACTTGGCTCTTATTATCTTATACATCAAATGTAAAAGATGTTGAATCTTATGAATCTATTATAGGCGAAGTTGCCAGCTCACTACAAGGAGTGCTGAAG gtAGGAAAGGTAAATTGCAAAACTGATGCATCTCTTTGCAAGGAGCTTGGCATACATCCTCGCAATGCACCAAAACTGTTTATTTATTCCTTTAAATCATTGGAAAGCGGTTCCATGTTAGAGTACCATGGTGATTTAGATGTTAAAAGCTTGAAAAGTTTCTGTCAAGAGCATCTGCCCAGATTCTCAAAACGTGTCAACTTGAATCACTTTAATTTTGCTTCTGAGGCTGCTGGAGGTTTACCAAAAGTGATACTCCTCTCCACAAAAAAAGACACTCCGGTTATTTGGAGGGCTCTTAGTGGCTTGTATAGAAAACGTATTGTTTTCTATGATGCAGAG ATTCATGATGTTTCTGATCCAGCTGTGAAAAAGTTAGGGGTTGATGCTCTTCCAGCAGTTGTTGGTTGGCTGTCAAATGGGGAGAAGCATATTTTGAAGACTGGGATTTCTGTAAAAGACCTGAAATCTGCTATTCAAGATTTAAGTGGTTTACTAGAGAATTTTGAGAGGAAGAACAAGAAGGCGAGGCCATCACAAGCTGAATCAGAGTTTAAACAAATTCCGCTTCTCACAGGATCAAACATGGATGATATTTGCGGGGAGAATTCTCCTGTCTGCATAATTGGTGTTTTCAGGTCCTCCAAATCAAGGGCTAAGCTCGAAAAGATTCTCTTGTCG AAATCTTTAGTGAGACGGCAGAACAGTCCAAATGGTCCAAGAGATTCAATTTCCTATGCTCTTCTGGATGCTGCCAAGCAGGAGTCATTTTTAAAGGCATTTGACAAATCAGGCTTTAAATCCACAGATTGTCTATTGCTTGCCTACAAACCACGTAAAGGAAAGTTTGCAGTGCTTAAAGATGAAGTGACGGAAGAGGACGCAGAGAAATTTATAGGTGCTATACTTAGCGGGGACATTCATTTCTCCAAGACCAAACAAAATCCTTCAGCTCGATAA
- the LOC116030412 gene encoding dnaJ protein ERDJ3A isoform X1, whose protein sequence is MRTRLISAAILFAFALSLFSIESKTLDPYKVLGVDKNASQREIQKAFHKLSLKYHPDKNKEKGAQEKFSEINNAYDILSDEEKRKNYDLYGDEKGAPGFAGGSGGDQGGYTYFTSGPGQNGFNFKPGSWQNMGGQGGSKSFSFSFGGAGNQGSSFGFGLDDMFSNFFGGGMGGGSHSGGFSSSGRSQSGTRSTVKSIPSINSETYRNEIADKGITWLLLSYTSNVKDVESYESIIGEVASSLQGVLKVGKVNCKTDASLCKELGIHPRNAPKLFIYSFKSLESGSMLEYHGDLDVKSLKSFCQEHLPRFSKRVNLNHFNFASEAAGGLPKVILLSTKKDTPVIWRALSGLYRKRIVFYDAEIHDVSDPAVKKLGVDALPAVVGWLSNGEKHILKTGISVKDLKSAIQDLSGLLENFERKNKKARPSQAESEFKQIPLLTGSNMDDICGENSPVCIIGVFRSSKSRAKLEKILLSVSQKSLVRRQNSPNGPRDSISYALLDAAKQESFLKAFDKSGFKSTDCLLLAYKPRKGKFAVLKDEVTEEDAEKFIGAILSGDIHFSKTKQNPSAR, encoded by the exons ATGAGGACGCGATTGATATCAGCTGCAATTCTATTTGCATTTGCATTATCTCTGTTTAGCATAGAATCAAAAACCCTTGATCCTTACAAG gTGCTTGGGGTTGACAAAAATGCAAGTCAACGGGAGATTCAGAAAGCTTTCCATAA gCTTTCCCTGAAATATCACCCagataaaaacaaagaaaaggggGCACAAGAGAAGTTTTCTGAGATTAATAATG CATATGATATTCTTTCCGATGAAGAGAAGAGGAAGAACTATGACCTCTATGGAGATGAGAAGGGAGCTCCTGGGTTTGCTGGTGGAAGTGGTGGAGACCAAGGTGGATATACATACTTCACAAGTGGACCAGGACAAAATGGGTTTAATTTCAAGCCTGGCAGTTGGCAAAATATGGGTGGACAAGGAGGTTCAAAATCATTTTCGTTTTCTTTTGGTGGTGCTGGTAACCAAGGCTCCTCctttggttttggtttggaTGATATGTTCTCCAACTTCTTTGGAGGTGGCATGGGAGGTGGAAGTCACTCTGGTGGTTTTAGTAGTTCAGGGAGGTCTCAGTCTGGAACAAGGAGTACTGTGAAGAGTATCCCTTCTATAAATTCAGAAACATACAGGAACGAGATAGCTGATAAAGGCATAACTTGGCTCTTATTATCTTATACATCAAATGTAAAAGATGTTGAATCTTATGAATCTATTATAGGCGAAGTTGCCAGCTCACTACAAGGAGTGCTGAAG gtAGGAAAGGTAAATTGCAAAACTGATGCATCTCTTTGCAAGGAGCTTGGCATACATCCTCGCAATGCACCAAAACTGTTTATTTATTCCTTTAAATCATTGGAAAGCGGTTCCATGTTAGAGTACCATGGTGATTTAGATGTTAAAAGCTTGAAAAGTTTCTGTCAAGAGCATCTGCCCAGATTCTCAAAACGTGTCAACTTGAATCACTTTAATTTTGCTTCTGAGGCTGCTGGAGGTTTACCAAAAGTGATACTCCTCTCCACAAAAAAAGACACTCCGGTTATTTGGAGGGCTCTTAGTGGCTTGTATAGAAAACGTATTGTTTTCTATGATGCAGAG ATTCATGATGTTTCTGATCCAGCTGTGAAAAAGTTAGGGGTTGATGCTCTTCCAGCAGTTGTTGGTTGGCTGTCAAATGGGGAGAAGCATATTTTGAAGACTGGGATTTCTGTAAAAGACCTGAAATCTGCTATTCAAGATTTAAGTGGTTTACTAGAGAATTTTGAGAGGAAGAACAAGAAGGCGAGGCCATCACAAGCTGAATCAGAGTTTAAACAAATTCCGCTTCTCACAGGATCAAACATGGATGATATTTGCGGGGAGAATTCTCCTGTCTGCATAATTGGTGTTTTCAGGTCCTCCAAATCAAGGGCTAAGCTCGAAAAGATTCTCTTGTCG GTCTCCCAGAAATCTTTAGTGAGACGGCAGAACAGTCCAAATGGTCCAAGAGATTCAATTTCCTATGCTCTTCTGGATGCTGCCAAGCAGGAGTCATTTTTAAAGGCATTTGACAAATCAGGCTTTAAATCCACAGATTGTCTATTGCTTGCCTACAAACCACGTAAAGGAAAGTTTGCAGTGCTTAAAGATGAAGTGACGGAAGAGGACGCAGAGAAATTTATAGGTGCTATACTTAGCGGGGACATTCATTTCTCCAAGACCAAACAAAATCCTTCAGCTCGATAA
- the LOC116028750 gene encoding pyruvate decarboxylase 1-like — MDTKIGSIDTCKPLNNDVGNAPSTGAFTIQNSSFHCSSAEATLGRHLARRLVQIGVSDVFAVPGDFNLTLLDHLIDEPGLNLIGCCNELNAGYAADGYARSRGVGACAVTFTVGGLSVLNAIAGAYSENLPLICIVGGPNSNDYGTNRILHHTIGLPDFTQELRCFQTVTCYQAVVNNLEDAHELIDTAISTSLKESKPVYISISCNLAGIPHPTFSREPVPFSINPRLSNQMGLEAAVEAAAEFLNKAVKPVMVGGPKMRVAKACKSFVELADACGYAVAVMPSAKGLVPEHHPHFIGTYWGAVSTSFCAEIVESADAYLFAGPIFNDYSSVGYSLLLKKEKAIIVQPDRVTIGNGPAFGCVLMKDFLTALAKRLNCNKTAYENYYRIYVPEGSPVKCEPKEPLRVNILFQHVQKMLSGETAVIAETGDSWFNCQKLKLPEGCGYEFQMQYGSIGWSVGSTLGYAQAVPEKRVISFIGDGSFQVTAQDVSTMLRCGQRSIIFLINNGGYTIEVEIHDGPYNVIKNWNYTALVDAIHNGQGKCWTTKVRYEDELVAAIETATGAKKDCLCFIEVIAHKDDTSKELLEWGSRVSSANSRPPNPQ; from the exons ATGGACACGAAGATTGGATCCATTGACACGTGTAAGCCATTGAACAATGACGTAGGCAACGCCCCCTCCACCGGCGCCTTCACCATCCAGAACTCCTCCTTCCACTGCAGCTCCGCCGAGGCCACGCTCGGCCGCCACCTGGCTCGCCGCCTCGTGCAGATAGGGGTGAGTGACGTCTTCGCCGTCCCCGGTGACTTCAACCTCACGCTCCTCGACCATCTCATTGACGAGCCCGGGCTCAACCTCATCGGCTGCTGCAACGAGCTCAATGCCGGATACGCCGCCGACGGTTACGCTAGGTCCCGCGGAGTCGGTGCTTGCGCCGTCACCTTCACCGTCGGAGGCCTCAGCGTCCTCAATGCCATTGCCGGCGCCTACAGCGAGAACCTCCCTCTCATATGCATTGTTGGCGGCCCCAACTCCAATGACTACGGGACCAACCGGATCCTCCATCACACCATCGGCTTACCCGATTTCACCCAGGAGCTTCGTTGCTTTCAAACCGTCACTTGTTATCAG gccGTGGTGAACAATTTGGAGGATGCGCATGAGTTGATCGATACTGCGATATCGACGTCGTTGAAAGAGAGTAAGCCGGTTTACATAAGCATAAGCTGTAACCTGGCAGGGATTCCACATCCTACCTTCAGCCGTGAACCGGTTCCATTTTCGATCAATCCACG ATTGAGTAATCAGATGGGGTTGGAAGCCGCGGTGGAAGCGGCGGCAGAGTTTCTGAACAAGGCTGTAAAGCCAGTTATGGTGGGAGGTCCAAAAATGCGTGTTGCAAAAGCCTGCAAATCCTTCGTGGAGTTGGCGGATGCTTGTGGCTATGCCGTGGCGGTTATGCCGTCGGCCAAGGGGCTCGTTCCCGAGCACCACCCTCATTTCATCGGAACTTACTGGGGCGCCGTTAGCACGTCGTTCTGCGCTGAGATCGTCGAATCCGCCGATGCGTACTTGTTCGCCGGACCTATATTCAACGACTACAGCTCCGTCGGCTACTCCCTGCTTCTGAAGAAGGAGAAGGCGATCATCGTTCAGCCTGATCGCGTGACGATCGGAAACGGACCTGCATTTGGTTGTGTCCTGATGAAGGATTTCCTAACCGCTTTGGCGAAGAGACTCAACTGCAACAAGACTGCTTACGAAAATTACTACAGGATTTATGTTCCTGAAGGGAGTCCTGTCAAATGTGAGCCTAAAGAGCCATTAAGGGTGAATATTCTCTTCCAGCACGTTCAGAAAATGCTGTCCGGTGAAACCGCCGTGATTGCTGAGACAGGGGATTCCTGGTTCAATTGCCAGAAGCTGAAACTACCAGAAGGGTGCGGGTATGAGTTCCAAATGCAGTATGGGTCAATTGGTTGGTCTGTTGGTTCCACTCTTGGCTATGCTCAAGCTGTTCCCGAGAAGCGGGTGATTTCCTTCATCGGCGACGGTAGTTTTCAG GTAACCGCTCAGGATGTGTCGACGATGCTGCGATGCGGGCAGAGGAGCATAATCTTCCTCATCAACAATGGTGGCTACACAATCGAAGTTGAAATCCATGATGGACCTTACAACGTAATCAAGAACTGGAATTACACTGCCCTTGTTGATGCAATCCACAACGGCCAGGGCAAATGCTGGACAACCAAG GTTCGTTACGAAGATGAGCTAGTTGCAGCAATCGAGACAGCGACAGGAGCAAAGAAAGATTGCCTATGCTTTATTGAAGTAATTGCTCACAAGGATGACACGAGCAAAGAATTGCTGGAATGGGGGTCGAGGGTCTCTTCAGCCAACAGCAGGCCACCAAACCCACAGTAA
- the LOC116028588 gene encoding BAG family molecular chaperone regulator 4 isoform X1: MMNCSNSEPVSNGGEEIAAWDLRPGGMIVQKRDDGSSGPTAATVTVKLSYGSQQLDLTVPSDSTFGQVKDIIAQVIGLEPKVQKLLFRGKEKEDQEYLSVAGVKDNSKLLLMEDTTSNEKTPEEVKENSVISRGGEAVAEVRAEVDKLSEQVDALQAVIDSGTKVDDKDIIYLTEMLMRQLLKLDGIEAEGDGKVQRKMEVRRVQSLVDKMDVLKGKNSNPFSDSSNSVSVQTQWETFESGVGSLNPPPPRSPSSTVVTQNWEQFE; the protein is encoded by the exons ATGATGAACTGTTCAAACTCGGAGCCAGTGAGCAATGGCGGTGAGGAAATCGCTGCCTGGGATTTGAGGCCAGGTGGCATGATTGTTCAAAAGAGAGATGATGGCTCTAGTGGGCCTACTGCCGCTACTGTTACCGTCAAGCTCTCTTATGGTTCCCAGCAACTCGACCTCACAGTGCCCTCTGATTCCACTTTTG GTCAAGTGAAAGACATTATTGCCCAAGTAATTGGACTGGAGCCTAAAGTGCAAAAACTTTTGTTCAGAggtaaagaaaaagaagatcAAGAATATTTGTCCGTGGCTGGTGTAAAGGACAATTCCAAATTGCTTCTTATGGAGGATACAACAAGTAACGAGAAAACGCCTGAAGAGGTTAAGGAAAATAGTGTAATATCAAGAGGGGGTGAAGCAGTTGCTGAAGTGAGAGCAGAAGTGGATAAGCTCTCGGAACAG GTGGATGCTTTACAAGCGGTTATCGATTCTGGAACCAAGGTCGATGACAaggatattatttatttaactgAGATGCTGATGAGACAGTTATTGAAATTGGATGGTATCGAGGCTGAAGGAGACGGGAAAGTGCAAAGAAAGATGGAG GTGCGGAGGGTCCAGAGCCTCGTAGATAAAATGGATGTTCTGAAAGGGAAGAATTCGAATCCCTTTTCGGACTCCTCTAATTCGGTGTCAGTTCAAACTCAATGGGAAACATTTGAGTCGGGCGTTGGCAGCCTCAACCCCCCGCCTCCCAGGTCACCCTCATCTACTGTAGTAACTCAAAACTGGGAGCAGTTCGAGTAG
- the LOC116028588 gene encoding BAG family molecular chaperone regulator 4 isoform X2: protein MQVRLSELPSSYLNLLVLLLLWGQVKDIIAQVIGLEPKVQKLLFRGKEKEDQEYLSVAGVKDNSKLLLMEDTTSNEKTPEEVKENSVISRGGEAVAEVRAEVDKLSEQVDALQAVIDSGTKVDDKDIIYLTEMLMRQLLKLDGIEAEGDGKVQRKMEVRRVQSLVDKMDVLKGKNSNPFSDSSNSVSVQTQWETFESGVGSLNPPPPRSPSSTVVTQNWEQFE from the exons ATGCAGGTGCGATTATCTGAATTGCCGTCGAGTTACTTGAATTTACTGGTTTTGCTTTTATTGTGGG GTCAAGTGAAAGACATTATTGCCCAAGTAATTGGACTGGAGCCTAAAGTGCAAAAACTTTTGTTCAGAggtaaagaaaaagaagatcAAGAATATTTGTCCGTGGCTGGTGTAAAGGACAATTCCAAATTGCTTCTTATGGAGGATACAACAAGTAACGAGAAAACGCCTGAAGAGGTTAAGGAAAATAGTGTAATATCAAGAGGGGGTGAAGCAGTTGCTGAAGTGAGAGCAGAAGTGGATAAGCTCTCGGAACAG GTGGATGCTTTACAAGCGGTTATCGATTCTGGAACCAAGGTCGATGACAaggatattatttatttaactgAGATGCTGATGAGACAGTTATTGAAATTGGATGGTATCGAGGCTGAAGGAGACGGGAAAGTGCAAAGAAAGATGGAG GTGCGGAGGGTCCAGAGCCTCGTAGATAAAATGGATGTTCTGAAAGGGAAGAATTCGAATCCCTTTTCGGACTCCTCTAATTCGGTGTCAGTTCAAACTCAATGGGAAACATTTGAGTCGGGCGTTGGCAGCCTCAACCCCCCGCCTCCCAGGTCACCCTCATCTACTGTAGTAACTCAAAACTGGGAGCAGTTCGAGTAG